The following proteins come from a genomic window of Deltaproteobacteria bacterium:
- the yidC gene encoding membrane protein insertase YidC: MRKMQLLKPELDKIKARFPDDREKQQMEQIRIFKEKGVNPLGGCLPMLLQMPVWFALYRALWTAVDLYQQPFLWIVDLTAKEPFPFLALALGGVTFLQQKLTPTTMDNDQARIMMFMMPIMLTVIMVGLPSGLVLYIFVNSVLTIGQQLVINKRVPVPT, encoded by the coding sequence ATGCGAAAAATGCAACTGCTTAAGCCCGAACTCGATAAAATTAAGGCGCGCTTTCCCGATGACCGTGAAAAGCAGCAGATGGAACAGATTCGAATCTTTAAAGAAAAGGGTGTAAACCCACTTGGTGGTTGTTTGCCAATGTTGCTGCAGATGCCGGTATGGTTTGCACTGTATCGTGCACTCTGGACTGCGGTGGATTTGTATCAGCAGCCTTTTCTTTGGATAGTAGACCTCACCGCTAAGGAGCCTTTTCCATTTTTGGCATTGGCACTCGGCGGCGTGACATTTTTACAGCAAAAATTAACACCAACTACAATGGACAATGACCAAGCTCGAATCATGATGTTTATGATGCCGATTATGCTTACGGTCATTATGGTAGGACTGCCCAGCGGGTTGGTGCTTTATATCTTCGTCAACAGTGTGTTGACCATTGGTCAACAGCTGGTTATCAACAAGCGAGTTCCAGTACCGACTTAA
- a CDS encoding KH domain-containing protein, with translation MTEGQEFRGRSTAEAAIAASEALGVTRSEVDFRVISEIGEGLDRVVVIQAKAKEGAKPRSDDDAGSSDGNRSEGRRERGGRERGGRDRGGRDRDRGGRGGRDRGDRDNSGGRGRRDGRQEEKVEELIELKPATPEELEAKPVVPAADAGERAKVASTVVAEILKLSGIEATANVVEDTEEQIQIEVTGEQCARVIGERGEVLLALQFIVNRIVTRQVEGDQLIILDAAGYRERRRNALVELAERLAQRAERDQKVVKLSPMSPHDRRVFHRALTENEGVRTESKGDGLYRNLLIIPSEYQSARG, from the coding sequence ATGACAGAAGGACAAGAATTCCGGGGCCGCAGCACAGCTGAAGCGGCTATTGCGGCAAGTGAAGCACTGGGTGTAACCCGGAGCGAAGTAGATTTCAGAGTTATCTCTGAAATTGGGGAAGGGCTGGATCGAGTTGTAGTGATCCAGGCAAAAGCTAAAGAAGGCGCGAAGCCACGTAGCGATGATGACGCAGGTTCGTCAGATGGAAATCGCTCCGAAGGACGCCGTGAGCGCGGAGGCCGTGAGCGCGGCGGCCGTGATCGTGGTGGCCGTGATCGTGATCGTGGCGGACGCGGTGGCAGAGACCGCGGTGACCGTGACAACAGTGGAGGCCGTGGCCGACGTGATGGTCGTCAGGAAGAAAAGGTTGAAGAGCTTATTGAGCTTAAGCCAGCGACTCCTGAAGAGCTTGAAGCTAAGCCAGTTGTTCCCGCAGCAGATGCAGGCGAGCGCGCTAAAGTAGCAAGCACCGTTGTTGCTGAAATTTTGAAACTCTCCGGTATCGAAGCAACAGCAAATGTTGTGGAAGACACTGAAGAGCAAATTCAGATTGAAGTAACCGGGGAGCAGTGTGCACGAGTTATCGGTGAACGCGGTGAGGTATTACTTGCGCTGCAGTTTATCGTAAACCGTATCGTCACACGCCAGGTTGAAGGTGATCAACTGATCATTCTTGACGCTGCTGGTTACCGCGAGCGCCGTCGCAACGCTCTGGTTGAGCTTGCTGAACGATTGGCACAGCGTGCCGAGCGTGATCAGAAGGTTGTTAAGCTTAGCCCAATGAGTCCTCATGACCGCCGGGTATTTCACCGCGCTTTGACAGAGAACGAAGGCGTTCGAACGGAGTCAAAAGGTGATGGTTTGTACCGAAACCTTTTAATCATTCCGTCGGAGTATCAATCAGCTCGAGGCTGA
- the lspA gene encoding signal peptidase II — protein MKPRASWVLFGVNALWVVLADQVTKWMAIAHLTNAFKATAAAPAAVTFAEQLDRFLYTLHPNRIRSVEVLENFWHFRYVENPGAAFGFLADQEAWLRLPLFVTITIIATGFICWMFHQTTPDQRLMRFTLGIILGGAIGNFIDRIRLGYVIDFIDWHWYESNWPTFNIADSAISVGVVLLVIEMIKVERQNAEQAKDS, from the coding sequence ATGAAACCACGCGCTAGTTGGGTACTCTTTGGAGTCAATGCTCTTTGGGTAGTGTTGGCAGATCAGGTTACCAAGTGGATGGCAATCGCGCATTTAACCAATGCGTTCAAGGCAACTGCGGCAGCTCCGGCTGCGGTGACATTTGCCGAGCAGCTCGACCGTTTCCTTTATACTCTTCACCCAAACCGTATTCGTTCGGTTGAGGTGTTAGAGAATTTTTGGCATTTTCGTTATGTTGAAAACCCTGGTGCTGCATTTGGTTTTCTAGCAGATCAGGAAGCTTGGCTTCGCTTACCGCTTTTCGTCACCATTACGATTATAGCGACTGGGTTTATTTGCTGGATGTTTCATCAAACGACGCCCGATCAGCGTTTGATGCGTTTTACCTTGGGAATTATTCTCGGGGGCGCCATTGGCAACTTTATAGACCGCATTCGTTTAGGCTACGTGATCGATTTTATTGATTGGCACTGGTACGAAAGTAATTGGCCTACCTTTAATATAGCCGATTCAGCGATCAGCGTGGGAGTCGTTTTGCTTGTGATCGAGATGATTAAAGTTGAGCGCCAGAACGCAGAGCAAGCCAAAGACTCATAA
- the lgt gene encoding prolipoprotein diacylglyceryl transferase encodes MHPVVFQTDFFGLLSQPLVLHAYGLFIAIGFMSAMLLAKAQANREGEDGDIVVDMAFWLLLWGLVGARSIFILTQLDKYLADPTQVLYFWRGGLVFYGGFIGAAICLIYYTRRHKLPFFKFADIFVPFLAMAHAFGRLGCLCAGCCFGKPTDMPWGIVFPKHSMPHQAHQEAGDVLFNQLPLAVHPTQLYEAGAELLMFFFLLSLRPKKRFHGQILLVWLAVYPVIRSVIELYRGDKIRGVYFLGLSTSQYISIGVALSAAIIYFFLRKKRDAQPA; translated from the coding sequence GTGCATCCAGTAGTATTTCAAACAGATTTCTTTGGGCTTTTAAGCCAGCCTTTGGTGCTGCACGCTTACGGGTTGTTTATTGCTATCGGATTCATGTCGGCAATGCTCTTAGCTAAAGCCCAAGCAAACCGCGAAGGTGAAGACGGCGATATTGTCGTGGACATGGCGTTTTGGCTTTTGCTTTGGGGTTTGGTTGGAGCCCGGTCTATTTTCATTCTGACCCAGCTCGATAAATACCTCGCAGACCCCACACAGGTCTTATATTTTTGGCGCGGAGGATTGGTCTTCTATGGTGGCTTCATTGGAGCAGCCATTTGCCTCATTTATTACACCCGTCGTCATAAATTACCGTTCTTTAAATTTGCAGACATCTTTGTTCCTTTTTTAGCTATGGCGCACGCTTTTGGCCGCTTAGGTTGTTTGTGTGCTGGTTGCTGCTTTGGAAAGCCCACAGATATGCCCTGGGGCATTGTCTTTCCCAAGCACTCGATGCCTCACCAGGCTCATCAAGAAGCCGGTGATGTGCTCTTTAATCAATTGCCATTAGCTGTTCACCCAACCCAACTCTATGAGGCCGGTGCGGAGCTTTTGATGTTCTTTTTCTTGCTCTCTTTGAGGCCGAAGAAAAGATTCCATGGACAGATACTTTTGGTTTGGCTGGCGGTGTACCCGGTTATCCGCTCGGTGATTGAACTGTACCGTGGTGATAAGATCCGGGGAGTTTATTTTTTAGGGCTCTCCACCTCGCAATACATATCGATTGGAGTTGCTCTAAGCGCCGCGATTATCTATTTTTTCCTTCGCAAAAAGCGCGATGCTCAGCCAGCCTAG
- a CDS encoding class I SAM-dependent methyltransferase, translated as MASALSPNEEQQAQAWERHICTQVSPYLEPFEEKVECLDFLPHAGDVCLELFEKLPAGSRAIAIDESRENLGKFHDKLSKRKANVFLRKQALQNHPFGEAVFDLVWGIWAYRHPERLSRTLRTLYPTIKPGGSIICALPLHGSFSALYRFIQEAQDPQQDTSVFATREEFPSIAACQNSVEEAGFIWQSSSQASFHLETDLSQLGHSFLMQGLFNLWSHGSSNITNMFESALKQNDNAKLDISVELGVFSAHKA; from the coding sequence GTGGCCAGTGCGCTTTCACCAAACGAAGAGCAACAAGCTCAGGCCTGGGAAAGACATATCTGCACCCAAGTGTCTCCTTACCTGGAGCCCTTTGAAGAAAAAGTCGAGTGTCTTGATTTCTTGCCACACGCCGGAGATGTTTGCCTTGAACTCTTCGAGAAATTACCGGCCGGCTCGCGGGCCATCGCGATAGACGAAAGCCGAGAAAATTTAGGTAAGTTTCACGATAAACTTTCCAAGCGCAAAGCCAACGTATTCCTAAGAAAACAAGCTCTTCAAAACCACCCTTTTGGGGAAGCTGTATTTGATTTGGTTTGGGGCATTTGGGCCTACCGTCACCCGGAACGACTAAGCCGCACTTTGCGCACTCTTTACCCAACGATAAAGCCTGGCGGTAGCATCATTTGCGCTCTACCACTTCATGGAAGCTTCTCAGCTCTCTACCGGTTTATTCAAGAAGCCCAAGATCCTCAGCAAGACACTTCGGTATTCGCTACGCGCGAAGAGTTTCCAAGCATCGCGGCTTGCCAAAACTCAGTGGAAGAAGCAGGCTTCATTTGGCAAAGCTCAAGCCAAGCAAGCTTTCACCTGGAGACTGATTTATCGCAGCTCGGTCATTCTTTTCTAATGCAGGGATTGTTTAATCTTTGGTCTCACGGATCTTCGAACATTACCAATATGTTTGAATCCGCTCTGAAGCAAAATGATAACGCTAAGCTAGATATTTCCGTCGAACTTGGAGTTTTTAGTGCTCATAAAGCCTAG
- a CDS encoding polymer-forming cytoskeletal protein, with amino-acid sequence MAVLKRDTSNSTPGNVHDVHTILGPESSFEGKLVFEGTVRIDGSFRGEINTKDILVIGQGAKVNATINVGQIVINGDVTGDVYAKQSVELNKPARLRGNIHTPQLMIEKGVIFEGSCKMENLDKPAKKPSPATVSVLPGQTPDPTN; translated from the coding sequence ATGGCTGTTCTTAAAAGAGATACATCGAACTCGACACCCGGAAATGTCCACGACGTACATACCATTTTAGGCCCAGAGAGTTCTTTCGAAGGTAAACTGGTATTCGAAGGCACCGTTCGAATTGACGGCTCTTTCCGAGGCGAGATTAACACCAAAGACATTCTCGTGATTGGACAGGGCGCCAAGGTCAACGCAACCATCAACGTTGGGCAAATTGTCATCAACGGTGATGTCACAGGCGACGTTTACGCTAAGCAATCTGTAGAGCTCAACAAACCTGCGCGGCTACGTGGCAACATCCACACCCCGCAGCTGATGATCGAAAAAGGCGTTATCTTCGAGGGCAGCTGCAAGATGGAAAATCTCGATAAGCCGGCTAAAAAGCCTTCACCCGCTACCGTATCTGTTCTTCCCGGACAAACTCCAGACCCAACGAACTGA
- the mnmE gene encoding tRNA uridine-5-carboxymethylaminomethyl(34) synthesis GTPase MnmE: protein MTYRPESVNDTIVACATANGAGAVAIVRLSGSEAVKIADAMAPSKKPRKSHRLSRASVKNKQGQILDDAMVVHMLAPRSYTGQDCVEFHLHGSKAVVSSVINEAKNLGARMAGPGEFTLRAFLNGQLDLAQAEAVGDLIASQSDAQRETATRQLEGGLSRQIATLQSDLEGMLADMRAALDFPEYPTGDGLLPGHREIVDRTNEQVKKLIKNKRLDVSKGRRICLCGAPNVGKSSLLNHWVGDRRVLVDDEPGTTRDPIEVEFLDGLIRWSVIDTAGIREGAKGLERRGIDMTHEHAAQADLVLWLVAGDDPVFPEESMKAMVVGTKADLMTLQGLKSVEEQASKAGLPFAGWISNTTGEGVEELRNRVTAEFHSPASSEQLVIVKQRHVLALEDTLAAMARLEDALSAGMSLDVLSYELEDAVRSLGSILGHDVDTALLDRIFSEFCIGK from the coding sequence ATGACTTACCGACCTGAATCAGTTAATGACACTATTGTAGCTTGTGCGACTGCCAACGGCGCGGGAGCAGTTGCAATCGTTCGACTCTCCGGTTCTGAAGCGGTCAAAATTGCAGATGCGATGGCACCCAGTAAAAAGCCTAGGAAAAGCCATAGGTTAAGTCGCGCATCCGTAAAGAATAAACAAGGTCAGATTCTAGATGATGCAATGGTTGTCCACATGCTGGCACCGCGCTCTTATACCGGCCAAGATTGCGTAGAGTTTCATCTCCATGGATCTAAAGCGGTGGTTAGCTCTGTTATCAATGAAGCTAAAAACTTGGGTGCTCGAATGGCTGGGCCAGGTGAGTTTACCCTGCGCGCTTTTTTAAATGGTCAGCTCGACCTTGCTCAAGCAGAAGCAGTCGGCGATCTGATTGCCTCACAAAGTGATGCGCAACGAGAGACGGCAACCCGTCAACTTGAGGGCGGTCTTTCCCGCCAAATCGCAACGCTTCAGTCTGACCTTGAAGGAATGCTTGCAGATATGCGAGCCGCGCTTGATTTCCCCGAATACCCCACTGGCGATGGGCTCCTGCCGGGGCACAGAGAAATTGTTGACAGAACCAATGAGCAAGTCAAAAAGCTAATTAAAAACAAGAGGTTAGATGTTTCAAAGGGCCGTAGGATTTGCCTCTGTGGAGCACCTAATGTTGGTAAATCTTCGCTTTTAAATCATTGGGTCGGCGATAGGCGAGTTCTAGTAGACGACGAGCCCGGGACGACAAGAGACCCCATTGAGGTTGAGTTCTTAGATGGGCTCATCCGCTGGTCAGTCATTGATACGGCTGGGATCCGTGAAGGCGCCAAAGGTCTAGAGCGCCGCGGTATCGATATGACCCACGAGCACGCCGCCCAGGCAGATTTGGTTCTATGGCTGGTGGCGGGTGATGATCCAGTATTTCCAGAGGAATCAATGAAAGCGATGGTCGTTGGTACCAAAGCCGATTTGATGACACTTCAAGGGCTGAAGTCAGTTGAAGAGCAAGCGAGTAAAGCTGGACTGCCTTTTGCCGGCTGGATTTCAAATACGACTGGCGAAGGTGTTGAAGAGTTAAGAAACCGGGTGACAGCTGAGTTTCATTCACCGGCCAGCTCCGAGCAACTTGTGATTGTGAAGCAACGTCATGTGTTGGCTCTGGAAGACACCTTGGCGGCTATGGCTCGACTTGAAGATGCTTTAAGTGCGGGAATGTCGCTGGATGTTTTATCTTACGAATTAGAGGACGCTGTTCGCAGCTTGGGCTCAATTCTCGGCCATGATGTCGATACAGCCCTTTTGGATCGAATTTTCTCTGAGTTTTGTATCGGAAAGTAG